TGGTCGTAAATACTGATACGCGTCCTTCCGACGCCGAAAGCATATTGAGTACCGCATCTTCAATGGAGGTTTCCTGATTTTTGGCAATCTCTTTTATGGTTCGGCCAATAAACGTAGGGTCAAGGTTAGCAGATGCGATAACCATTCTATCGTACTGATGCGGATCTTGCCGCATTTCCTGCACAAGGCGTTTGCGTATCACAGAATCTTGAATACGCTCAAGCATTTTTTTCTTTCCGCCTTCAGCAACCCAATCGGGAAGAAATATATAGAGTACAGATAAAGTCGTTGTATACGGATAAAGGTCAAAATTTACAAACACTCCCTGCGACCGAGCTTCTGTTATCATATCAATTGCTTTTGAAAAATTTGACCAGAATGTTTCTCCCATCGCTTTGAAATGGGATATTTCAAGATGTACTGTGTTGCGGCTGGCTGAATCAAGCGCTTCTTCCACCGCCGGAATTAAATGTTCTCCTTCGTCGCGTAGGTGCGCGCTATAAAGGCCATCATATTTTTTTACCACATCGAGCAACGCGTCAATTTCTGACGCTGACGCAATTTTGGCATGCGAATAAGCAAAACCGGTTGAAAGACCAAACGCGCCTTCGTTCATAGCATTATCCAGCAGGAATTGCATTTGTTTTATTTCATGACTATTAGCTTCGCGAAAACTATCACCAAGAATACCGCGACGGAGCGTTGAGTGACCAACAAGAGTGCCGACATTGATACGCAGATGATGATGATCTAATTCCGCAAGATACTCACCCATCGACATCCAGTTGACATTTAACAGTGACGGATCAGCCCATTTTTGTACCATCATAATAACACCGGGGTTCGTTAACGGCGCGAGTGACGTGCCGCAATTGCCCATCAGGATGGTTGTTATACCCTGTTGAACAAGACTATTCTGGCCAGCGTTGGAAAATAACGTTAAATAGACGTCGGAATGATTAAGAATATCTACGAATCCGGGGACGACGAAATTATTTTGCGCGTTAATGACACGTTCATTGTTATGCTCGTGAAGATTTCCAATTTCATGGATAAGATTTTTCTCAATTCTAATATCAGCTTCGTATCGAGGCTGTTGCATGCCATCTATAATTATGCAATTTTTGATGAGCATAAATTTAATCTAAAATCTCAAATGGCAAATCTTAAATCTACATCGCAAATCTTAAAGCTTCAGTCGTAATTTTTAGATTTAAGTTTTAGTTTTGCGATTTGCGATTGGAGTTTTGACATTTATTTAATGGAAGCTAAGCCAAATTGCTGTCATTGAAAAAAGCGAAGCTACAGCCCATGCGTACATCACTATAGTCGCCTCGCTCCAACCTGTAATTTCAAGGTGATGATGTAACGGGGCCATTGCAAGCAATCTATGTCCGAATAATACACGCCACGCGACTTGAATGAGAACTGATACGATTTCAATAACGAATATTCCTCCTATGATTGGCAAAAGCACTACCCTGTCTAACGCAAACGCAATCGCGGTAAGCATTACCCCCATTCCAAGCGATGCCACGTCTCCCATTTGATATCGTGCGGGTTTGATATTAAATAGTAAATAGCCAAGCAGTGCGCCTATCGTTACCGCAATCAGGAAAATGAAATCTGTGTTTCTATGTTGGAGCGCTACGATAAAAAACGCGCTGTAGGATAGCAGTAATGTCCCAGCAGATAGCCCGTCAATGCCGTCGGTAATGTTTACAGCATTAGACATAAACATAACCAGGAAAATAATTAAAGGAACAATCATCCAGCCCAGATCATATGAACCATGCCATGGAATCCAGATTGACGTCCAGCTAAGCTTAAATGAAAGCCACCAGGCAATAATGCATCCTATAATGAATTGTACCAAAATTTTCTCATGAGCCTGAATGCCACTGCCGGGATGCGATCCCAGAAGATAGAAAAATCTTTTATACGCGTACCACGGCAATAACAGTACATACCATACGCGAGCTAAAATATTTTTGTGGACGCGTATAAGCGTCCAAACTTTTCCAAGCGTACGCACGGGGCGGGTTTTTGTATAAAAGATATTCAGCAGGTCGTCCAAACCACCCAAAGCAGCTGACAACAGTAGCACTCCTATTGGTACATATGTCGTCTCACGATGCCAATTAAACATCGTTGTGAGCACCGCGATAACGCTAACAATTATAATGCCTCCCATGATTGGTGTACCTATTTTTGCCTCGCGCCCGGCAATTAACGATGAAAAATCGTGTTCATCTCGTCGAGTTATGTGTAATTTTTTAAGAAGCGCGATAAGCGGAATTGAGCCTATGACGGTTAAAGCGAATGCCGTGAAAAAAAATGCAAAAATAGAATCCGGAAATGAAGTAAAAATCATACTTACAAGTACAGCGGACGATATAGACCACATGCTACCTCCTGGCCCGATATAAACCCGCGTTGCTGGTTAATTGTGCGTGATGTGTTGGGCCACTCTTCCCAATGCTGTTCAACCAAAGGCAACGATTCATTCGTGATAGTTATTTTTCCTTCTTTTATTCCCTCGCCAGTTTCTTCACGTACCGATTGAGCGTATTCCACGGAAATCAACTTATCGTTATTATCTCGTTCAGTTTTTATAACAAGTATGGCATGGTCAACTTCAGCGACAAATCTAATCAAGTCGCCGGGCTGCAATTCTTGCCAATTCTTTAATTCCCTAGCATTTTGTAGATCGGTAAGCGTTGCAACACCGATGTGCGTGAATGGGCGTAAATAAATTGCGATTTTTGCAAATAAGCCAGACTGCGGGAATTGCAAAACTTCATATACGCGCTTGCTCTTACTTTGACGCGTCCAAGCATCAAATATATGGGCGATAAAACCGGAGCATTCCACGCCGAGCCGCCTCTTTCTCATTATATCACGAACTTCATCTTCTTCCATTGAGGAAAAGTTTTTATGCTCAAGGCGCTCAATTATTTTGAGTTCGTCTTCAATCTCTTGAGGAGACCCTTTGCCGGAAAAAGCGTTCAAGCCCCAGCGCTCCTTACCACTGCGAGGATTGCGATAATAAGGGCAACGGACTGCCCTGTTGTCACCTATGTTGAGATGTTTATAGCGCTCTATAACGTCTAGAGCTGGTTGAGGGATACTTACAATTGTATTCATATGTTTACTATCAACGAATAACGAATCCTTTACGAATAAACGAATTGGCTGTAGCGGAGTATTCGTATATTCGTACGCTATTCGTTATTCGTTGATGATATATTCTTGCACCCTATATAGCTCCTCATTCACCCCTACCACTTTCATACGCGAAGTAACAATTCCTTCACCTAAGGGCAGCTGAATTTCCGAAACCAGCACTTCATTCTGTAGTTTATTGCGATACAGCACTTGCCGTACCTTACCACGCAAGACAAGCGGCGGTAAGTCCCCGTTCGACAAGCTCAGGGCAAGCTCCTTTTTCGGCTCGAATCCTGGCTCCAGCATGTCGTTAATAAACAATAGAATTAGAGGGGTTTTATTTATGGCTCGATGCAGTTTTGCTTCAAATGAAATGCTAGCTGGCTGATGCGTGTTTACTTCAATAAAGTATACTTTACCAGTGCTTTTTTCTGCCACAGCGTCAATGCCAAAAAGGCCATTGTAGCCCTTAGCATGCATCGCGGTTCCTACGTTTCTCGCCATCACGCCGATAGCTTCTATTTGACTTTGCGAAAGTTCTTCGGACACGATGCCGAAATCGTTTCCCACGGTTGATGACGGATTGTTTGTTGCTTCAGGTAGTCCGGTAAGCTGTTTGCTGATAGAGCCCGTATAGACCGTGCCATTTTTTGCTGCAAACGCATTAAGAGTGTAAGTATTTCCCGTGATGAATTGCGCGATCCTTACTTCCCTATTCGGGAATTTTTCCGCGTGCGGAGTAAGATCTTCGATTGACTGCAAAATAAACGTCCCTCCTCCGCTGTGGCCGATATTATACTGGGCAACTAACGGTAACGGCATTTTTGCAATAACTTTGGTTGCTTGCGACAATGTTGTAATAATAGTTGGCGGAAACTCAATGCTATCTTTAAGATGTTGATATTGGGTTATTTTATCTTCAAAAAGAGTTGCTAAATCCGCGCGCGGCGCCATAAGTTGCCAGCTGTTCTTTTGGCATTCTTGCTCGATAGGCTCGGAGGTTTTTAGTACAAGAATGTTTGATTGCTGTCCGGCCGACAAATCATCAATATATTTTATAACGCAGGTTAACTTCGCCACGCCATAAGTGCCAGCGCGCAGATTATCTTCCCAATTTTTGTCAACACAATCGCGTTCCAGAATAAACATTTTTGTGCCCCTTGCCTCCAAGTCATCTGTAAAAGCGCTTTTATATGGACAAATAATAGCGTAGTTAGCCAAATCATCCTCAACGCCGGTTGCGCGTTCAGGGTCAAGGGCGAGATAGAAAATTTTGTTATTCCCTATTGACATATAATTATAATATATGGTATATAAAAAAAATAATCGGGAGTATCGCAATATATTCCTTAAAGGAGGAATAAGAGTGGTTGACATCGGTGAAGTAATCTATCTTGCTATTGCGGTATTTATTGGTTGTGCGTTCGGAAACTTTGTGGAAAGCTCTTCTAGAACGGGAAGCTCTTCTAGAAGTCGTGCGTTCGAGCGCAGTCTCTTTCAATTTGTAGCATTATTTTGTTTTGTCTTGTCCATCGTACTTGTCTACCTCATCCGTGTATAATAAATCCGTCATTAGACACACCGACTGCCCAGCTTCACCAAGAGGCTGGGCTTTTTCTTTCCATTTTAGAAATCCCGCGAATGCCAAAACGCTTTGCCAACCTGGCTTAAACTCACAGCCCTCAAAGTACTTCGCGGCATTTTCCAGTTCTTGATTGAAAATAACATAGCCATTGCCACCGGTTGCGCGGACAATATTCGCAACTGTTTTTTTGCGAGGTGCTACGCGGTCTACGATTGCCGTGGCCAAACTTTCTTTTTCTTCTATAAAATCTTTGCTAAATTCTTGCGCTATCGTGTGCACCTTGCTTGTTTGTACTATATGAAGTTCCGGAACCTCACATCCAAGGACTTTATATCCATTGTATATTCCCTGCAAGGTTGCGCCTGAGCTAGTAGGTATAAAAATGCGTTTCGTATCGGGCAACTGATCGCGTAGCTCAAACGAGATTGTTTTATATCCCTCAATCCCCTCCTCATGCTTTGACGCGAGCAGATTAGGAATATTGTTCTTTTGGCTGAATTGTACGGATTCCTTGCGCGGAAGCGCGCTCTGGTATATCTGGATGTTGTCAAAAGATTGAAGGCGTGCTAGTTTTTCTTTGGCAAGCTTGGTGCTAATAAAAACATGCAGGCGGATATTTGCTAGCTTGCAATATGCCGCCGCGGAAATAGCGGAATTTCCGGACGAGGCAATAGCGAGCTCTTTTACGCCATTCATACGACAAAGCGAAATCCAATACGCGAAAGATCGATCTTTGTGCGTACCAGTGGGGTTGCGAAATTCAAGTTTTCCCCACACCGAAATATCCCCAATTGACTGCGTTTTTTGCAGACTATATACTGGGGTCATTCCCTCTCCCAAGGAGGATTTACAACCATCCGGGATGGGCGGAGAAAACAAATCATTAAAGTCCCAAAATATCATGAAAGTAAAATGCCAAGAATGTAAAAATGAAAAAGCGTTAGACGACTTTGACGCGCAAGCAGGCAACTGGTTTGAGTGCGACTATTGTGGCACTACCTACGAGATTGTCGATATTGACGAAGACGGTGAGCCGCAGCTGCAAATGATTGAGGAGGAAAAATAAGTATCTAGTCTTACCGGGGCATCTCAATATGAGGTGCCTTTTGTTTTATAATCAGGTGTTATCTGGTTTCAAAATTTTCAATGGTTATGTTTTCAGCCATAGCAAGAAATACAAAAAAATGTATTTCTACGTTTAACAAAAATTACAACAAAATGTAATTTTACGCTAAGGCTGATCCCCGCCAGAGGCGGGCAGGCGTCTCAGGCGGAGAAAATTTAGTAATTGTAAATTTATTGAAAATTGTTAAATTGAAAATTGATCATTTTTCTGTTTTATAGTTCTTATT
This genomic interval from Candidatus Spechtbacteria bacterium contains the following:
- a CDS encoding amidohydrolase family protein codes for the protein MLIKNCIIIDGMQQPRYEADIRIEKNLIHEIGNLHEHNNERVINAQNNFVVPGFVDILNHSDVYLTLFSNAGQNSLVQQGITTILMGNCGTSLAPLTNPGVIMMVQKWADPSLLNVNWMSMGEYLAELDHHHLRINVGTLVGHSTLRRGILGDSFREANSHEIKQMQFLLDNAMNEGAFGLSTGFAYSHAKIASASEIDALLDVVKKYDGLYSAHLRDEGEHLIPAVEEALDSASRNTVHLEISHFKAMGETFWSNFSKAIDMITEARSQGVFVNFDLYPYTTTLSVLYIFLPDWVAEGGKKKMLERIQDSVIRKRLVQEMRQDPHQYDRMVIASANLDPTFIGRTIKEIAKNQETSIEDAVLNMLSASEGRVSVFTTTLSEANIMQAVQNPYSFTSSDGIGYLHSDGKSGKLVHPRSFGAFPRYFSRYIQENNLLTWEQAIYKATYGPAQKIGLKNRGKIEKGAYADIVIFNPKKIKDNATFQNPYQYPSGINWVIVNGEVAVRDGKTTTNRAGEILRRE
- a CDS encoding pyridoxal-phosphate dependent enzyme — translated: MTPVYSLQKTQSIGDISVWGKLEFRNPTGTHKDRSFAYWISLCRMNGVKELAIASSGNSAISAAAYCKLANIRLHVFISTKLAKEKLARLQSFDNIQIYQSALPRKESVQFSQKNNIPNLLASKHEEGIEGYKTISFELRDQLPDTKRIFIPTSSGATLQGIYNGYKVLGCEVPELHIVQTSKVHTIAQEFSKDFIEEKESLATAIVDRVAPRKKTVANIVRATGGNGYVIFNQELENAAKYFEGCEFKPGWQSVLAFAGFLKWKEKAQPLGEAGQSVCLMTDLLYTDEVDKYDGQDKTK